In Vibrio celticus, one genomic interval encodes:
- a CDS encoding nucleoside hydrolase, whose amino-acid sequence MTKKIILDTDPGIDDAMAILFAEAHPDIELVGITTVYGNATIDNGTQNALYLKQKFGMKALVAKGTDKPLIRDPVGATVVVHGEAGFGDVKAPSSLDVTALDKPAYQFIIDSVRAEPGEITLVAVGPLTNLALALEADPEIVDLVKEVVIMGGAFGENDHRGNVTPFAEANIHDDPHAADKVFTASWPVVIIGLDVTEESFFTGQYLDDLRDDAGEVGQFIWDVSRYYLKFYSEKVGMEGCHVHDPSAIAYVIQPSLFTCRSGSVRVVTDGPAEGMTIQKVDQRKYMNDEWSSFPAQKVGVQVDNNALLSLYRETLVHYSQQ is encoded by the coding sequence ATGACAAAGAAAATCATTCTAGATACAGATCCGGGCATCGATGATGCAATGGCCATCCTATTTGCGGAAGCACATCCTGATATTGAGTTAGTGGGCATCACTACTGTTTATGGTAATGCGACGATAGACAACGGGACTCAAAATGCCCTTTATCTGAAGCAGAAGTTTGGAATGAAGGCGCTTGTGGCTAAGGGAACGGATAAGCCGTTAATAAGAGATCCTGTTGGAGCCACGGTTGTGGTGCATGGCGAGGCTGGATTTGGGGATGTGAAAGCGCCAAGTTCATTAGATGTTACAGCGCTTGATAAGCCGGCTTACCAGTTCATTATCGATAGTGTTCGAGCTGAACCGGGAGAGATCACTCTTGTGGCGGTTGGCCCTCTTACTAACCTCGCGCTCGCTCTGGAAGCGGATCCTGAAATTGTCGACTTAGTAAAAGAAGTGGTCATTATGGGGGGCGCGTTCGGTGAAAATGACCATCGAGGTAACGTGACGCCATTTGCTGAAGCGAATATCCATGATGATCCTCACGCTGCGGATAAGGTGTTTACGGCATCATGGCCTGTCGTGATTATCGGATTAGATGTCACTGAGGAGAGCTTCTTTACTGGTCAATACCTTGATGATTTACGAGATGATGCTGGAGAGGTAGGGCAGTTTATCTGGGATGTTAGCCGTTACTACTTAAAGTTCTATTCTGAAAAAGTAGGAATGGAGGGTTGTCATGTTCACGATCCTTCAGCCATTGCTTATGTTATCCAACCATCTCTATTTACCTGTCGTAGTGGCTCAGTCAGAGTAGTGACTGATGGCCCCGCTGAAGGGATGACAATTCAGAAAGTTGATCAACGTAAATATATGAATGATGAGTGGAGTTCATTCCCTGCACAAAAGGTCGGCGTTCAAGTGGACAACAATGCTCTATTGTCACTCTATAGAGAAACTTTAGTTCACTATTCACAGCAGTAA
- the rlmA gene encoding 23S rRNA (guanine(745)-N(1))-methyltransferase, producing MTYQCPLCHQPLSQNDRTFKCEKNHQFDLAKEGYVNLMPAHHKRSKDPGDNKEMMQARRRFLEGNHYDPMRQAVVTLCSRYLPAETPSLLDIGCGEGYYTNEIAVNLQEKNGATFGLDISKIAIKYAAKRYPSVDFSVASSHRLPFAEKSLDGILRIYAPCKAEELQRTIKDNGVVITVTPASRHLYQLRDAIYDGVRLHDEDPEVVEGFTLEHQEQLNYMMELSGSDAFDLLQMTPFAWKASEEFKQQLTEAEQFNCEADFMLRVYRKQI from the coding sequence ATGACTTACCAATGCCCTTTGTGTCACCAACCTTTATCTCAAAACGATCGTACGTTTAAGTGTGAAAAGAACCATCAGTTCGACCTAGCGAAAGAAGGCTATGTCAATTTGATGCCTGCGCACCACAAACGCTCAAAAGATCCAGGTGACAACAAAGAGATGATGCAGGCACGTCGTCGTTTCCTTGAAGGTAACCACTATGACCCAATGCGCCAAGCGGTGGTGACATTGTGTTCTCGCTATCTACCAGCTGAGACACCTAGCCTATTGGATATTGGTTGTGGCGAAGGGTATTACACCAACGAAATTGCAGTGAATCTTCAAGAAAAGAATGGTGCTACTTTTGGCCTAGACATTTCTAAGATTGCTATCAAATACGCCGCTAAACGCTACCCTTCTGTCGACTTCTCAGTTGCATCAAGCCATCGCCTACCCTTTGCTGAAAAAAGCTTAGACGGCATTCTACGCATTTACGCGCCTTGCAAGGCTGAAGAGTTACAACGCACCATCAAAGACAATGGTGTGGTGATCACCGTGACACCAGCTAGCCGACACCTGTATCAACTGCGTGATGCAATTTATGATGGCGTTCGCTTGCACGACGAAGATCCAGAAGTGGTCGAAGGTTTTACGCTTGAGCATCAAGAGCAACTAAACTATATGATGGAACTATCGGGGTCAGATGCATTCGACCTGCTACAGATGACGCCGTTTGCTTGGAAGGCGAGTGAAGAGTTTAAACAACAACTCACCGAGGCAGAGCAATTCAACTGTGAAGCTGACTTTATGCTGCGAGTGTACCGCAAACAAATTTAA
- a CDS encoding ChaN family lipoprotein — protein MQRIILIGLATLLTACASQPAKDTSQKVAQTESVSTFYDYQFASPQGETLSLDALPEQLIDADVVLIGEWHTHSAIHRFQTDFLKARRNATSNIALSMEQFTREHQATLDQYLNGEIGEQILMSQAAAWPNYESDYRALVEFAKANDVDVIAANAPKPFVQCIGRKGLPYLDQLSTEQRQWIAAEVNTGDSPYKEKFMASMHHGTPEQTEKQFAAQVTWDETMAESIVDYLASNPDKQVIHVAGKFHTEGGLGTAASILRRNPDLRIAIISPVEEVSSDSNNYQLKVLSPPARFVKKENRMKAYKHLSKRSASLECE, from the coding sequence ATGCAACGTATTATTCTTATCGGATTAGCTACTCTTCTCACGGCTTGTGCTAGTCAACCTGCAAAAGACACTTCTCAAAAAGTGGCTCAAACGGAATCCGTTTCCACATTCTATGACTACCAGTTCGCTTCTCCACAAGGCGAAACACTTTCTCTCGATGCATTACCCGAGCAGCTGATTGACGCTGATGTGGTTCTAATTGGCGAATGGCACACGCATTCTGCCATTCACCGCTTCCAAACCGACTTCTTAAAAGCGCGCCGCAACGCAACATCAAACATTGCGCTTTCAATGGAACAGTTCACTCGAGAGCACCAAGCCACACTTGACCAATACTTAAACGGCGAAATTGGCGAACAAATTCTCATGTCTCAAGCGGCAGCTTGGCCAAATTACGAAAGTGATTATCGCGCGTTAGTTGAGTTCGCAAAAGCCAACGACGTCGATGTTATTGCGGCAAATGCACCAAAGCCATTCGTGCAGTGTATTGGCCGTAAAGGATTGCCTTACCTAGACCAATTATCGACCGAGCAACGCCAATGGATTGCTGCCGAAGTGAATACTGGCGATAGCCCTTACAAAGAAAAGTTCATGGCTTCTATGCACCACGGTACGCCAGAGCAAACAGAAAAACAGTTTGCCGCTCAGGTAACCTGGGATGAAACCATGGCTGAGTCGATTGTGGATTACCTAGCATCAAACCCTGATAAACAAGTAATTCATGTGGCTGGCAAGTTCCACACCGAGGGTGGTTTAGGGACGGCGGCATCAATTCTACGTCGTAACCCTGATTTGAGAATCGCCATCATCAGCCCAGTTGAAGAGGTTTCATCAGATAGCAATAACTACCAGCTAAAAGTACTTTCACCGCCGGCTCGCTTTGTTAAGAAAGAGAACCGAATGAAGGCATACAAGCACCTGTCAAAACGCAGCGCTAGCCTAGAGTGTGAGTAA
- a CDS encoding BCCT family transporter, protein MKNTFELIDKPTFFGAIALLLTIVFPLILFPAQGADWIAVAKTFMTDQLGFLYLALGLAACAFMVYVVFSDMGQIKLGEADEEPEFKTASWAAMLFCGGIGASILYWGCIEWAYYYQSPPFQLEPGSEEAVRWAATYGLFHWGPIAWSIYLIPAIPIAYFFYVRKQPVLKISSALMPVLGEHRSKGVPGKIVDILFIFGLLGGAATTLGLAAPLITEGLNHLFGLPKNNLTQVMVLLVCTAIFAYSSYAGLEKGIKILSNINFWGAMGLLAFVLIAGPTIFMLETGLDSIGRLLSNFFVMATWAEPFGGYGTFENTHFPQDWTIFYWAWWLVFAPSMGLFVARISRGRTIKQMVSGSIFFGSLGCFLFFMILGNYGLSLQLSGELDVVAILNAEGATKAIFSMLAQLPMSTLVIAVFTMLCIIFTATTFDSISYILASVVQNNVTEEPMRWNRMFWAFTLSFLPTILMFLGGLSTLQTAAIVGGLPLLAISVMLMISAVRATNLDLRHQDAYIEPTINIEELPDMDPWSAEGMALAQFEKERDAAQEAAELERVAYTELAAVKKEIRAYVLEQGSQMETHELPENLQQALEQAESNLSAAQAKKIELSEQAQNARITFNQVVADLPLA, encoded by the coding sequence GTGAAAAACACTTTTGAGCTTATTGATAAGCCTACTTTCTTTGGTGCGATTGCACTCCTACTCACGATAGTTTTCCCGCTCATTTTGTTCCCTGCACAGGGCGCAGACTGGATTGCGGTTGCGAAAACATTCATGACGGACCAACTTGGATTTTTATATCTTGCGCTAGGCCTCGCTGCCTGTGCATTTATGGTTTACGTTGTGTTCAGTGATATGGGACAAATTAAACTGGGCGAAGCTGATGAAGAGCCTGAATTCAAAACAGCATCATGGGCTGCAATGCTATTTTGTGGCGGTATCGGTGCAAGTATCTTGTACTGGGGCTGTATTGAGTGGGCTTACTACTACCAATCACCGCCTTTCCAACTAGAGCCGGGCAGTGAAGAAGCGGTTCGTTGGGCTGCAACTTACGGTTTGTTCCACTGGGGACCAATCGCGTGGTCTATCTACCTGATCCCTGCGATTCCTATCGCTTACTTCTTCTATGTACGTAAACAGCCAGTTCTAAAGATCTCTAGTGCGTTAATGCCTGTTCTTGGTGAACACCGCAGTAAAGGCGTACCTGGAAAAATCGTCGATATCCTTTTCATTTTCGGTCTATTAGGCGGCGCTGCAACAACGTTAGGTTTAGCTGCACCTCTAATCACTGAAGGTCTGAATCACCTATTTGGTCTACCTAAAAATAACCTAACGCAAGTGATGGTGCTTTTAGTGTGTACTGCGATTTTTGCTTACTCATCTTATGCTGGATTGGAAAAAGGCATCAAGATCCTAAGTAACATCAACTTCTGGGGTGCAATGGGTCTGTTAGCTTTCGTTCTGATCGCGGGTCCAACAATCTTCATGTTAGAAACAGGTTTAGACTCAATTGGTCGTCTACTGTCTAACTTCTTCGTGATGGCAACGTGGGCTGAACCATTTGGTGGCTACGGTACATTCGAAAACACTCACTTCCCACAAGACTGGACGATTTTCTACTGGGCATGGTGGCTAGTATTTGCACCGAGTATGGGTCTGTTTGTTGCGCGTATCTCTCGCGGCAGAACCATCAAACAAATGGTGTCAGGTTCGATCTTCTTTGGTTCTCTAGGTTGTTTCCTATTCTTCATGATCTTAGGTAACTACGGCCTATCACTTCAGCTTTCTGGTGAGCTGGATGTCGTTGCGATTTTGAATGCTGAAGGCGCAACCAAAGCTATCTTCTCGATGCTTGCACAATTGCCAATGAGCACGCTGGTTATCGCTGTATTTACAATGCTGTGTATTATCTTCACGGCAACGACATTTGACTCGATCTCATACATCCTGGCGTCTGTTGTACAAAACAACGTGACCGAAGAGCCAATGCGCTGGAACCGTATGTTCTGGGCATTCACTCTATCGTTCTTGCCAACGATTCTGATGTTCTTGGGCGGCCTAAGTACGCTACAAACCGCAGCGATTGTTGGTGGCTTACCGCTGCTTGCTATCTCTGTCATGTTGATGATTTCAGCGGTTCGTGCGACTAACCTCGACCTACGCCATCAAGATGCGTACATCGAGCCAACGATCAACATCGAAGAACTGCCAGACATGGACCCTTGGTCTGCTGAAGGTATGGCGCTGGCTCAATTTGAGAAAGAAAGAGATGCAGCACAAGAAGCTGCAGAACTTGAGCGTGTTGCTTACACAGAACTTGCCGCAGTGAAGAAAGAAATTCGCGCTTATGTGCTAGAACAAGGTTCACAAATGGAAACTCACGAGTTACCAGAGAACCTACAACAAGCACTTGAGCAGGCCGAGAGTAATCTTAGTGCCGCACAAGCGAAAAAGATCGAGTTATCTGAGCAAGCTCAGAATGCTCGTATCACGTTCAACCAGGTGGTTGCAGACTTACCGCTTGCTTGA
- a CDS encoding alkaline phosphatase codes for MKHFMKPIVTAMVTSTLSFNVLSAEIKNVILMIGDGMGPQQVGLLETYANQAPNSIYKGNKTAIYQLAQEGVIGSSLTHPEDAIVVDSACSATMLATGIYSGSEVIGIDSQGNHVETVLEKAKKAGKATGLVSDTRLTHATPASFAAHQPHRSLENQIASDMLATGADVMLSGGLRHWIPKSTNDKGETYKQLEKLTQGDVYLKSKRKDDRNLLTEAETDGYQLAFNRNMLDDAKGDKLLGLFAYSGMDDGIAYSNKKKSGERTQPSLKEMTQKALNILSKDGDGFFLMVEGGQIDWAGHSNDAGTMLHELLKFDEAIQTVYEWAKDREDTIVIVTADHETGSFGFSYSSNDLPKPQKRSGEAFADRDYAPNFNFGAFDILDGLYNQKQSYYGMISEFQKLDKALQTPEKLAEIVNKNSEFPITTEQAKNVLASKPNPYRLAQHKYLSAEEVPAINDFDAFFPYNDRGNLLAREQATGQNIVWGTGTHTHTPVNVFAWGPAEKILPVSKIMHHSELGEYIKQQVN; via the coding sequence ATGAAGCACTTTATGAAACCAATTGTTACCGCAATGGTAACCTCTACACTCTCATTCAACGTACTTTCAGCAGAAATCAAAAATGTCATTCTGATGATCGGTGACGGCATGGGACCTCAACAAGTTGGCTTATTGGAAACCTACGCAAATCAAGCGCCAAATTCCATCTATAAAGGAAACAAAACGGCCATTTATCAACTTGCTCAAGAAGGGGTTATTGGTTCATCCCTAACGCATCCGGAAGACGCAATCGTAGTGGATTCAGCTTGCTCTGCGACCATGCTCGCAACGGGTATCTACAGCGGTTCAGAAGTGATCGGTATCGATTCCCAGGGTAACCATGTTGAGACAGTACTTGAGAAAGCGAAAAAAGCAGGCAAAGCGACCGGCTTAGTTTCAGACACACGCTTAACTCACGCGACCCCTGCTTCTTTCGCCGCTCACCAACCTCACCGTTCTCTAGAGAATCAAATTGCATCTGATATGTTAGCAACGGGCGCTGATGTGATGCTCTCTGGAGGACTGCGTCATTGGATCCCTAAATCGACCAACGACAAAGGTGAAACCTATAAGCAACTTGAAAAACTGACTCAAGGTGATGTTTATCTCAAATCGAAGCGCAAAGACGACCGTAACCTGCTGACTGAAGCAGAGACAGACGGCTACCAACTGGCGTTTAATCGCAACATGCTAGACGACGCTAAGGGCGATAAACTACTTGGTCTATTCGCCTACTCAGGTATGGATGATGGCATCGCTTACAGCAACAAGAAAAAGAGTGGCGAACGAACTCAGCCAAGCCTGAAAGAGATGACACAAAAAGCGCTCAACATCCTATCTAAAGATGGAGATGGCTTTTTCCTAATGGTCGAAGGTGGCCAAATCGACTGGGCGGGACACAGCAACGATGCAGGCACCATGCTGCATGAATTGCTCAAGTTTGATGAAGCGATACAAACGGTGTACGAATGGGCAAAAGATCGTGAAGACACGATCGTGATTGTGACCGCAGACCACGAAACAGGCTCTTTCGGTTTCAGCTACTCTTCTAACGACCTACCAAAACCTCAGAAACGTTCTGGCGAAGCCTTCGCCGATCGCGACTATGCACCTAACTTTAACTTTGGCGCATTCGATATTCTTGATGGTCTATACAATCAGAAGCAAAGCTACTACGGCATGATCAGCGAATTTCAGAAGCTGGATAAAGCGCTGCAAACACCTGAAAAGCTGGCTGAGATCGTGAACAAAAACAGTGAGTTCCCTATCACAACGGAACAAGCGAAAAACGTATTAGCCAGTAAACCGAACCCATACCGATTGGCTCAGCACAAATACTTATCGGCAGAAGAAGTGCCTGCTATCAACGATTTCGATGCTTTCTTCCCATATAACGACCGTGGCAACCTACTTGCTCGAGAACAAGCAACTGGTCAAAACATCGTTTGGGGTACAGGTACACACACTCACACACCAGTGAACGTGTTTGCTTGGGGTCCTGCTGAAAAGATACTGCCAGTTTCGAAAATCATGCACCACTCAGAACTGGGTGAGTACATTAAACAACAAGTAAACTAG
- the istB gene encoding IS21-like element ISVch3 family helper ATPase IstB yields MNTLNDQLKTLRLSHVAKALEQQQEQLTTYAELDFEERLSLLLESEILNRNQTKIQRLKRQAKLRVDAQPSQLIYKEGRNLNRKQMSELLTGSYLYKHQNILITGPTGAGKTYLGCALATSACDQQQTVRYYRLTRLLDDLTAGRMDGSYQKQLQSLAKKALLILDDWGMEKLTQEHAGHLLEVLEDRYQNSSTIVISQLPVKEWYNMIGNATVADALMDRLVHNSHRLELGGESMRKLAQSDHLE; encoded by the coding sequence ATGAATACACTGAACGACCAACTCAAAACCCTACGCTTGAGCCATGTAGCGAAAGCATTAGAGCAGCAACAAGAGCAACTGACTACTTACGCAGAGTTGGACTTCGAGGAACGGTTAAGTTTACTTCTGGAAAGCGAGATCTTGAATCGCAATCAGACCAAAATCCAACGCTTAAAACGACAAGCCAAGCTAAGAGTGGATGCACAGCCGAGCCAACTCATCTACAAAGAGGGACGAAACCTCAATCGCAAACAGATGAGCGAACTTCTGACTGGCAGTTATCTATATAAACACCAAAACATCTTGATCACAGGCCCAACGGGCGCAGGCAAAACATATCTTGGCTGCGCACTGGCCACCAGTGCCTGTGACCAACAACAAACGGTTAGGTACTACCGATTAACTCGCTTGCTTGACGACCTGACCGCTGGTCGTATGGATGGCAGCTATCAAAAGCAACTCCAATCACTGGCTAAGAAAGCCTTACTGATCCTCGACGACTGGGGGATGGAAAAACTGACACAAGAGCATGCGGGTCACTTATTAGAAGTGCTTGAAGATCGTTATCAAAACAGCAGTACAATCGTCATCAGTCAGTTACCTGTAAAGGAGTGGTACAACATGATCGGCAACGCGACCGTTGCCGACGCGCTAATGGATCGGCTAGTACACAATAGTCATCGACTAGAACTGGGAGGTGAGTCAATGAGAAAACTGGCGCAATCCGATCACTTAGAGTAA
- a CDS encoding site-specific integrase, whose amino-acid sequence MTPSEQLRFDDLHQQHLTQLKLQGKRPKTIQAYSLAVRRITQYFDRCPDTLTIEDLRRYFSQLIGQVSWSTIKLDRCGLQFFYKHTLDKQWEWIGIVKPPKVKRLPNIISPEQVAQVINATRETRYKVLFLTIYTMGLRINEALHITIPDIDSHTMRVHIRHAKGGKDRLVPIPNRTLHALRRYWCTHRHPNLLFPSKGKCCDVSPNDQGAQKALKKVINECGIYKRITPHSLRHCFATHLLEQGLDLRSLQILLGHSSLNTTARYTQMTQLKLHDANQALNQLADKLRLDWELNV is encoded by the coding sequence ATGACGCCTTCCGAACAACTACGTTTCGACGATCTACATCAACAACACCTTACTCAATTAAAGCTTCAAGGAAAACGTCCAAAAACGATCCAAGCTTACTCACTCGCAGTTAGACGAATAACACAGTACTTTGACCGCTGCCCTGACACGCTAACGATTGAAGATTTACGACGATACTTCAGTCAACTTATAGGACAAGTCTCATGGAGTACCATTAAGCTTGACCGCTGTGGGCTTCAATTCTTCTATAAACATACGCTGGATAAACAATGGGAATGGATAGGTATTGTTAAGCCACCTAAAGTAAAGCGGCTCCCTAATATCATATCCCCAGAGCAAGTCGCTCAAGTCATCAACGCGACTCGAGAGACCCGCTACAAAGTGCTGTTTCTCACCATTTATACAATGGGGCTAAGAATCAATGAAGCGCTTCACATTACTATTCCTGATATTGATAGCCATACCATGCGAGTCCATATTCGTCATGCTAAGGGAGGTAAAGATAGGCTGGTTCCAATCCCAAATCGAACCCTGCATGCGCTTCGTCGCTACTGGTGCACCCATCGACACCCTAATCTTCTTTTCCCAAGTAAAGGGAAGTGCTGTGATGTTAGCCCTAACGATCAAGGTGCTCAAAAAGCACTAAAGAAGGTCATCAACGAATGTGGTATCTACAAACGAATTACACCTCACTCTTTACGTCACTGCTTTGCGACACACCTTCTAGAGCAAGGGTTAGATCTGCGTTCGCTGCAAATACTACTGGGCCATAGCAGCCTAAATACCACCGCTCGCTACACACAAATGACTCAATTGAAATTGCACGATGCGAATCAGGCACTCAACCAGTTGGCCGATAAGCTTCGCCTCGATTGGGAGCTGAATGTATGA
- a CDS encoding IS91 family transposase yields the protein MSTFIELLRQYKNQLEYKYGYRFSTDTRKAIAAMLRCKTEKQGLSQWYCSHCHHDDRLALSCGNRHCPQCQHSTTSGWLERQKRKLLPTHYYMVTFTVPYELRSLARRNPKALYQAMFTAASSTLKDFARRQSKGELGFTIVLHTHSRKRELHPHLHVIVAGGQYDSKRHEWHKGKKGYLYNEFALAKVWRARLLDMIHHDAEMMLPQNVPKTWVVDCRCVGYGLHALEYLSRYLYRGVLPDNDILNITESDVTFQYQDSQTKQRQTRTLPILEFLWLILQHVLPRGMQRVRDYGFLRGNARQLCVQIQLFFLPESIASELEATPKKPRAVRPCPCCQSTMACVGITRPI from the coding sequence ATGAGCACTTTTATTGAGTTACTTCGCCAATACAAGAATCAACTTGAGTATAAATACGGCTATCGTTTTAGCACTGACACCAGAAAGGCGATTGCAGCGATGTTACGCTGCAAGACTGAGAAGCAAGGGTTATCACAATGGTATTGCTCACACTGTCATCATGATGACAGACTGGCCTTATCGTGTGGTAATCGGCATTGCCCCCAATGCCAGCACAGTACCACATCAGGTTGGCTTGAAAGACAGAAGCGAAAACTGTTACCCACTCACTATTATATGGTGACGTTTACTGTGCCTTATGAGCTTAGGTCTTTGGCTCGTCGAAATCCAAAGGCTCTTTATCAAGCGATGTTCACTGCTGCGTCCTCAACATTGAAAGACTTTGCTCGTCGGCAATCAAAAGGTGAACTAGGGTTTACCATTGTCCTTCATACACACAGTCGAAAAAGAGAGTTACACCCTCACCTCCATGTCATTGTTGCAGGGGGGCAATATGATTCAAAGAGGCATGAGTGGCATAAGGGGAAAAAGGGCTACTTATATAATGAATTCGCATTGGCAAAAGTATGGCGAGCTAGGTTGTTAGACATGATTCATCACGATGCAGAGATGATGCTGCCTCAAAATGTGCCTAAAACATGGGTTGTTGATTGTCGATGTGTCGGGTATGGACTTCATGCCTTAGAATATCTGTCACGATACCTTTATCGAGGCGTCCTTCCAGATAACGATATCCTCAACATCACTGAAAGTGATGTCACTTTCCAGTATCAAGACAGTCAAACGAAGCAGCGACAAACACGTACGCTCCCCATACTTGAGTTTTTATGGCTTATTTTACAACATGTGCTTCCTAGGGGTATGCAACGAGTACGAGATTATGGCTTCCTTCGAGGCAATGCTAGACAGCTATGCGTTCAAATCCAATTATTCTTTTTACCAGAGAGCATTGCTTCTGAATTAGAAGCCACACCTAAAAAACCTCGAGCTGTACGGCCATGCCCTTGCTGTCAGAGCACGATGGCTTGTGTGGGGATAACTCGACCGATCTAG
- a CDS encoding site-specific integrase, with protein sequence MSDKDANKKKVIRKEVEISTIPNFVYEKPLVSIDENGEPQITYRANGNKTLIKKLPLLHIAEYDDKDKLISYQSLDMVNEFLLSKAIDDGVLELGTDAQGLAHYFSFVLDKQAEWDAEYDEGDFDPLYDDPRPEWSIFPRNKQERVTYQYRDGIKQLAINGVLAKTTARQYMSSVVGFYKHCLRQGIRFNNPPFQFETVNIHFEASASSMKAYQRKQVHTTDMRIKFSKSSRSGGTNLSNLRRDLKPFTNNEWNILQNILMKSRRVVRHGDNNKLHSLPIEFCLHPMICRNTGLRREEAASLHLGQIVNPETMIQGGKEVFKKPVMDLGVGDKYQSLTKTAEGFAEKNKSRETIIPATLMKMLYDYSQSDRYQKRLEKFKAWCKEQAEAGNTHFFEGDDAINPELEYLFITQSGKPMFKRLQDFTGRWVEIRNTANLTQGLDQPIVGSIHNLRSTFAVNIFRHLLNKKDEHGNPSITPDEALDRVSVLLGHEDRATTMEYLKIAQDMPSADEIYEDVLDYIGAFDDLEGSL encoded by the coding sequence ATGTCAGATAAAGATGCAAATAAGAAAAAGGTCATACGAAAAGAAGTAGAAATTTCGACTATACCTAACTTCGTTTACGAGAAACCATTAGTATCTATTGATGAGAATGGCGAGCCTCAGATTACCTACCGTGCCAATGGCAATAAAACCCTCATCAAAAAGCTCCCTTTACTCCATATTGCTGAGTATGACGATAAAGACAAACTAATCAGCTATCAATCATTAGACATGGTTAATGAGTTCTTATTGTCGAAAGCAATCGATGATGGCGTGCTTGAGCTTGGTACAGATGCACAAGGGCTTGCTCATTACTTTAGTTTTGTATTGGACAAGCAGGCTGAGTGGGATGCTGAATACGATGAAGGGGACTTTGACCCTCTCTATGATGACCCCCGTCCAGAATGGAGTATCTTTCCTCGCAACAAACAAGAACGGGTAACCTACCAATATCGAGATGGAATAAAGCAGCTCGCTATTAATGGCGTATTGGCTAAAACAACGGCTAGGCAATATATGAGTAGTGTCGTTGGTTTCTACAAACATTGTCTTCGTCAAGGTATCCGCTTCAATAATCCGCCCTTCCAATTTGAGACAGTTAACATCCATTTCGAAGCGTCTGCATCAAGTATGAAAGCTTACCAACGTAAGCAGGTACACACGACGGATATGCGGATTAAGTTTTCTAAGTCATCACGCAGTGGCGGCACAAACCTCAGCAACCTGCGCCGTGATCTAAAGCCGTTTACCAATAATGAATGGAACATCCTGCAAAACATATTAATGAAGTCTCGTAGGGTGGTTCGTCATGGTGACAATAATAAACTGCATTCACTGCCGATTGAGTTTTGCCTGCACCCAATGATTTGCCGTAATACGGGGTTACGCCGAGAGGAAGCAGCGAGCCTTCATTTAGGACAGATTGTTAACCCCGAAACCATGATTCAGGGCGGCAAAGAGGTGTTTAAAAAGCCTGTGATGGATTTGGGTGTCGGTGATAAGTATCAATCACTCACAAAGACTGCTGAGGGCTTCGCAGAGAAGAATAAAAGCCGCGAAACCATTATCCCCGCCACATTGATGAAGATGCTTTACGATTACTCGCAGTCTGATAGGTATCAAAAGCGCCTTGAGAAATTCAAAGCATGGTGCAAGGAGCAGGCTGAGGCAGGTAATACGCATTTCTTTGAGGGTGATGATGCAATCAACCCTGAACTGGAATACCTGTTTATTACCCAGTCCGGGAAACCGATGTTTAAGCGGTTACAAGACTTTACTGGGCGCTGGGTGGAAATACGTAACACTGCAAACCTAACCCAAGGTCTTGACCAGCCTATTGTCGGCTCTATACATAATCTGCGTTCAACATTTGCCGTGAATATATTCCGCCACCTTTTAAATAAAAAGGATGAGCATGGCAACCCGTCAATCACACCCGATGAGGCATTGGATAGGGTGTCAGTGTTGCTAGGCCATGAAGATAGGGCGACGACGATGGAATACCTGAAAATTGCACAGGATATGCCTTCTGCCGATGAAATCTACGAGGACGTACTGGACTATATTGGCGCGTTTGATGATTTAGAGGGGTCATTATGA